One genomic window of Cuculus canorus isolate bCucCan1 chromosome 11, bCucCan1.pri, whole genome shotgun sequence includes the following:
- the CAMK1 gene encoding calcium/calmodulin-dependent protein kinase type 1 isoform X1: MRCPPPVPPGRHWLLPGTSALGGSCRAGQGGTVSPGWCQNQPGALCAAWLIRGCRQHRSVPCLIRGWCSHAGRCWAPHPSRAYVWPSQRAAPAGFSPINSWTFCLSPWQSWHGSAAAASSTPCPLTPRPRRGAFSEVVLAEEKATRKLVAIKCITKKALEGKETSIENEIAVLHKIKHPNIVALDDIYESGTHLYLIMQLVSGGELFDRIVEKGFYTERDASALIRQILDAVKYLHDMGIVHRDLKPENLLYYSLDEDSKIMISDFGLSKIEGCGSVMSTACGTPGYVAPEVLAQKPYSKAVDCWSIGVIAYILLCGYPPFYDENDAKLFEQILRAEYEFDSPYWDDISDSAKDFIQHLMEKDPCKRFTCEQALQHPWIAGDTALDKNIHQSVSEQIKKNFAKSKWKQAFNATAVVRHMRKLQLGTSQEVPGQTTPTSPGERLAGGTSNGSDCGRLPMSRAQRLSPD; the protein is encoded by the exons ATGCGCTGCCCGCCACCTGTCCCACCTGGGCGGCACTGGCTCCTGCCGGGCACCTCGGCTTTGGGTGGCTCCTGCAGAGCCGGGCAGGGTGGCACCGTGAGCCCTGGGTGGTGTCAAAACCAACCTGGGGCCTTGTGCGCAGCATGGCTCATCCGCGGCTGCCGGCAGCACCGCAGTGTTCCCTGCCTGATAAGGGGATGGTGCAGCCAcgctgggaggtgctgggcaCCCCATCCCAGCAGGGCCTATGTCTGGCCATCCCAGCGGGCGGCTCCTGCTGGCTTTTCTCCTATAAATAGCTGGACTTTCTGCCTGTCGCCATGGCAATCGTGGCACGGCAGCGCGGCTGCGGCCAGCAGCACCCCCTGCCCGCTCACCCCTCGCCCTCGCAGGGGGGCCTTCTCCGAGGTGGTTCTTGCGGAGGAGAAGGCGACGCGGAAGCTGGTGGCCATCAAGTGCATCACCAAGAAGGCgctggaggggaaggagacCAGCATCGAGAATGAGATCGCCGTCCTCCACAA GATCAAGCACCCCAACATCGTGGCCTTGGATGACATCTATGAGAGCGGCACCCACCTCTACCTCATCATGCAGCT GGTCTCCGGGGGGGAACTCTTTGACCGCATCGTGGAGAAGGGCTTCTACACCGAGCGGGATGCCAGCGCCCTAATTCGGCAGATCCTCGATGCTGTCAAGTACCTGCATGACATGGGCATTGTCCACCGTGACCTGAAG CCCGAGAACCTGCTTTATTACAGCCTGGATGAGGACTCTAAGATCATGATCAGCGACTTCGGGCTGTCAAAGATTGAGGGCTGCGGCAGCGTCATGTCCACAGCCTGTGGCACTCCCGGCTATGTGG cccccgaGGTGCTGGCGCAGAAGCCCTACAGCAAGGCTGTGGATTGCTGGTCCATCGGGGTCATCGCTTACATCCT GCTCTGTGGTTACCCCCCTTTCTACGACGAGAATGACGCTAAGCTCTTCGAGCAGATCCTGCGGGCTGAGTATGAGTTTGATTCACCCTACTGGGATGACATCTCAGACTCAG CCAAGGACTTCATCCAGCACCTGATGGAGAAGGACCCTTGCAAGCGCTTCACATGTGAGCAagccctgcagcatccctg GATCGCGGGGGACACGGCCCTGGACAAAAACATCCACCAGTCGGTGAGCGAGCAGATCAAGAAGAACTTTGCGAAGAGCAAGTGGAAG CAAGCCTTCAACGCCACGGCGGTGGTGAGACACATGCGGAAGCTGCAGTTGGGAACCAGCCAGGAGGTCCCAGGACAGACAactcccaccagcccaggcgAGCGGCTAGCGGGGGGCACCAGCAATG GGTCGGACTGTGGGCGCCTGCCCATGAGCAGAGCTCAGCGCCTCTCGCCAGACTGA
- the CAMK1 gene encoding calcium/calmodulin-dependent protein kinase type 1 isoform X3: MPLGQDGPSWKKRTEDIRRIYDFREVLGTGAFSEVVLAEEKATRKLVAIKCITKKALEGKETSIENEIAVLHKIKHPNIVALDDIYESGTHLYLIMQLVSGGELFDRIVEKGFYTERDASALIRQILDAVKYLHDMGIVHRDLKPENLLYYSLDEDSKIMISDFGLSKIEGCGSVMSTACGTPGYVAPEVLAQKPYSKAVDCWSIGVIAYILLCGYPPFYDENDAKLFEQILRAEYEFDSPYWDDISDSAKDFIQHLMEKDPCKRFTCEQALQHPWIAGDTALDKNIHQSVSEQIKKNFAKSKWKQAFNATAVVRHMRKLQLGTSQEVPGQTTPTSPGERLAGGTSNGSDCGRLPMSRAQRLSPD, from the exons ATGCCGCTGGGGCAGGATGGGCccagctggaagaaaaggaccGAGGACATTCGGCGCATCTATGATTTCCGAGAGGTCCTGGGCAC GGGGGCCTTCTCCGAGGTGGTTCTTGCGGAGGAGAAGGCGACGCGGAAGCTGGTGGCCATCAAGTGCATCACCAAGAAGGCgctggaggggaaggagacCAGCATCGAGAATGAGATCGCCGTCCTCCACAA GATCAAGCACCCCAACATCGTGGCCTTGGATGACATCTATGAGAGCGGCACCCACCTCTACCTCATCATGCAGCT GGTCTCCGGGGGGGAACTCTTTGACCGCATCGTGGAGAAGGGCTTCTACACCGAGCGGGATGCCAGCGCCCTAATTCGGCAGATCCTCGATGCTGTCAAGTACCTGCATGACATGGGCATTGTCCACCGTGACCTGAAG CCCGAGAACCTGCTTTATTACAGCCTGGATGAGGACTCTAAGATCATGATCAGCGACTTCGGGCTGTCAAAGATTGAGGGCTGCGGCAGCGTCATGTCCACAGCCTGTGGCACTCCCGGCTATGTGG cccccgaGGTGCTGGCGCAGAAGCCCTACAGCAAGGCTGTGGATTGCTGGTCCATCGGGGTCATCGCTTACATCCT GCTCTGTGGTTACCCCCCTTTCTACGACGAGAATGACGCTAAGCTCTTCGAGCAGATCCTGCGGGCTGAGTATGAGTTTGATTCACCCTACTGGGATGACATCTCAGACTCAG CCAAGGACTTCATCCAGCACCTGATGGAGAAGGACCCTTGCAAGCGCTTCACATGTGAGCAagccctgcagcatccctg GATCGCGGGGGACACGGCCCTGGACAAAAACATCCACCAGTCGGTGAGCGAGCAGATCAAGAAGAACTTTGCGAAGAGCAAGTGGAAG CAAGCCTTCAACGCCACGGCGGTGGTGAGACACATGCGGAAGCTGCAGTTGGGAACCAGCCAGGAGGTCCCAGGACAGACAactcccaccagcccaggcgAGCGGCTAGCGGGGGGCACCAGCAATG GGTCGGACTGTGGGCGCCTGCCCATGAGCAGAGCTCAGCGCCTCTCGCCAGACTGA
- the OGG1 gene encoding N-glycosylase/DNA lyase: protein MRLRTASGTCPRLWRALPCPPAELRLDLVLPSGQAFRWRESSPGAWTGVLAGRVWTLRQERDRLWYTVYGEEEEDGRPTGAAKPHSAETDQILRDYFQLDVGLQALYRTWGAADPLFREVADDFPGVRVLRQDPVECLLSFICTSNNHISRITAMIERLCQAFGRRLCCLDGQPFHAFPSLSALTGADAEAQLRALGFGYRAKFVSGSARAVAEGIGAEGLCRLRAAPYAEARRVLCALPGVGTKVADCVCLMALDKAEAVPVDTHVWRIARQRYGAALGGKSLTPRAHQEIGDFFRGLWGSHAGWAQAVLFCADLRKGQEPAGSRDQNWEGCGQDSCRDGPR from the exons ATGCGGCTTCGCACCGCCTCCGGCACCTGCCCGCGGCTGTGGCGGGCGCTGCCCTGCCCGCCGGCCGAGCTGCGCCTGGACCTCGTGCTGCCCTCGGGGCAGGCGTTCCG GTGGAGAGAGAGCAGCCCCGGCGCCTGGACCGGGGTGCTGGCGGGGCGCGTGTGGACGCTGCGGCAGGAGCGGGACCGGCTCTGGTACACGGTGTATGgcgaggaggaagaggatgggcGTCCAACCGGGGCAGCGAAGCCACACAGTGCCGAGACGGACCAGATCCTGCGTGACTACTTCCAGCTGGATGTGGGGCTGCAGGCGCTGTACCGCACCTGGGGAGCGGCCGATCCCCTCTTCCGCGAGGTGGCTGATGACTTCCCAG gagTGCGGGTGCTGCGGCAGGACCCCGTCGAGTGCCTCCTCTCCTTCATCTGTACCTCCAACAACCACATCTCCCGTATCACCGCCATGATCGAGCGGCTCTGCCAGGCCTTTGGCCGCCGCCTCTGCTGCCTCGATGGCCAGCCCTTCCATGCCTTCCCCTCGCTCTCAGCACTCACAG GCGCTGATGCTGAGGCCCAGCTGCGGGCGCTGGGCTTTGGGTACCGCGCCAAATTCGTCAGTGGGAGCGCACGAGCCGTCGCTGAGGGGATTGGCGCCGAGGGGCTGTGCCGGCTGCGTGCCGCACCGTATGCTGAGGCCAGGAGGGTGCTGTGTGCCCTGCCCGGCGTGGGCACTaag GTGGCCGACTGCGTCTGCCTGATGGCCCTGGACAAGGCAGAAGCGGTGCCAGTGGACACCCACGTCTGGCGCATTGCACGGCAACGCTACGGTGCAGCACTGGGCGGCAAGAGCCTGACCCCCCGGGCTCACCAGGAGATCG GCGATTTCTTCCGGGGGCTGTGGGGTTCCCATGCCGGCTGGGCGCAGGCA GTCCTCTTCTGCGCTGACCTCCGCAAGGGCCAGGAGCCAGCTGGCAGCCGGGATCAGAACTGGGAGGGCTGTGGCCAGGACAGTTGCAGGGACGGGCCCCGCTAG
- the ARPC4 gene encoding actin-related protein 2/3 complex subunit 4 has protein sequence MTATLRPYLNAVRATLQAALCLENFSSQVVERHNKPEVEVRSSKELLLQPVIISRNEKEKVLIEGSINSVRVSIAVKQADEIEKILCHKFMRFMMMRAENFFILRRKPVEGYDISFLITNFHTEQMYKHKLVDFVIHFMEEIDKEISEMKLSVNARARIVAEEFLKNF, from the exons ATG ACCGCCACTCTGCGCCCGTACCTGAACGCGGTGCGCGCTACGCTGCAGGCCGCGCTGTGCCTTGAGAACTTCTCCTCGCAGGTGGTGGAGCGGCACAACAAGCCTGAGGTGGAAGTCAG GAGCAGCAAGGAGCTGCTGTTGCAGCCGGTGATCATCAGCAGAAATGAGAAGGAGAAGGTCCTCATCGAGGGCTCCATTAACTCAGTGCGTGTCAGCATTGCAGTAAAACAG GCCGATGAGATCGAGAAGATCTTGTGCCACAAATTCATGCGCTTCATGATGATGAGAGCCGAAAACTTCTTCATCCTGCGCAGGAAGCCCGTGGAG GGCTACGACATCAGCTTCTTGATCACAAATTTCCACACGGAGCAGATGTACAAGCACAAGCTGGTGGACTTTGTCATCCACTTCATGGAGGAGATTGACAAGGAAATCAGCGAGATGAAGCTCTCTGTCAATGCTAGGGCCCGCATCGTGGCAGAGGAGTTCCTCAAGAAT TTTTAG
- the TADA3 gene encoding transcriptional adapter 3, whose amino-acid sequence MSELKDCPLQFHDFKSVDHIKVCPRYTAVLARSEDDGIGIEELDTLQLELETLLSSASRRLRVLEAETQILTDWQDKKGDRRFLKLSKDHDVGTSVKHGKPKKQKLEGKGGHGTGPGPGRPKSKNLQPKIQEYEFQDDPIDVPRIPKNDAPNRFWASVEPYCADLTNEEVRVLEELLKPPEDEAEHYKIPPLGKHYSQRWAQEDLLEEQKDGARAAAAADKKKGVLGPLTELDTKDVDALLKKSEAQHEQPEDGCPFGPLTQRLLQALVEENIISPVEDSPIPEIASKDSGADGAGTSPRSQNKPFSVPHTKSLEGRIKEELVAQGLLESEDRPAEDSEDEVLAELRKRQAELKALSAHNRAKKHELLRLAKEELHRQELRQRVRMADNEVMDAFRKIMAARQKKRTPTKKEKDQAWKTLKERESILKLLDG is encoded by the exons ATGAGCGAGCTGAAGGACTGCCCGCTGCAGTTCCATGACTTCAAGTCAGTGGACCACATAAAGGTGTGCCCCCGGTACACGGCTGTGCTGGCCCGCTCGGAGGACGATGGCATCGGCATCGAGGAACTGGACACgttgcagctggagctggagacGCTGCTTTCCTCTGCCAGCCGCCGCCTCCGCGTCTTGGAGGCCGAGACCCAG ATCCTGACAGACTGGCAGGACAAGAAGGGCGACCGGCGGTTTCTGAAGCTGAGCAAGGACCATGATGTGGGCACCTCTGTCAAGCATGGGAAGCCTAAGAAGCAGAAGCTGGAGGGCAAAGGGGGCCATGGGACTGGGCCTGGCCCTGGCCGGCCCAAGTCCAAGAACCTGCAGCCCAAGATCCAGGAATATGAGTTTCAGGATGATCCTATTGATGTGCCCCGCATTCCCAAAAACGATGCTCCAAACAG GTTCTGGGCATCGGTGGAGCCATACTGTGCCGATCTCACCAACGAAGAGGTCAGAGTCCTGGAGGAGCTGCTCAAGCCACCAGAGGATGAGGCTGAGCACTACAAG ATCCCACCCTTGGGGAAGCACTACTCCCAGCGCTGGGCCCAGGAGGAcctgctggaggagcagaaggaCGGAGCccgggcagcagctgctgctgacaagAAGAAAGGTGTCCTAGGGCCACTGACCGAACTGGACACTAAAG ACGTCGATGCCCTGCTGAAGAAGTCAGAGGCACAGCATGAGCAGCCGGAGGACGGGTGTCCTTTTGGTCCCCTGACGCAGCGTCTCCTGCAGGCCCTTGTGGAG GAGAACATCATCTCTCCTGTTGAGGACTCCCCCATCCCAGAGATCGCCAGCAAGGACTCAGGAGCTGATGGCGCTGGCACGTCTCCCCGCAGCCAGAACAAGCCCTTCAG TGTTCCCCACACCAAGTCACTGGAGGGGCGGATCAAGGAGGAGCTGGTGGCCCAGGGTCTGCTGGAATCAGAGGACCGGCCGGCCGAGGACTCGGAGGACGAGGTGCTGGCCGAACTGCGCAAGAGGCAGGCGGAGCTGAAGGCCCTCAGCGCGCACAACCGAGCCAAGAAGCACGAGCTGCTGCG GCTGGCCAAGGAGGAGCTGCATCGGCAGGAACTGCGGCAGCGTGTCCGCATGGCTGACAACGAGGTGATGGATGCCTTCCGCAAGATCATGGCTGCCCGGCAGAAGAAGCGCACACCCACTAAGAAGGAGAAGGACCAGGCTTGGAAGACCCTGAAGGAACGGGAGAGCATCCTCAAACTGCTGGATGGATAG
- the CAMK1 gene encoding calcium/calmodulin-dependent protein kinase type 1 isoform X2, which yields MRCPPPVPPGRHWLLPGTSALGGSCRAGQGGTVSPGWCQNQPGALCAAWLIRGCRQHRSVPCLIRGWCSHAGRCWAPHPSRAYVWPSQRAAPAGFSPINSWTFCLSPWQSWHGSAAAASSTPCPLTPRPRRGAFSEVVLAEEKATRKLVAIKCITKKALEGKETSIENEIAVLHKIKHPNIVALDDIYESGTHLYLIMQLVSGGELFDRIVEKGFYTERDASALIRQILDAVKYLHDMGIVHRDLKPENLLYYSLDEDSKIMISDFGLSKIEGCGSVMSTACGTPGYVAPEVLAQKPYSKAVDCWSIGVIAYILLCGYPPFYDENDAKLFEQILRAEYEFDSPYWDDISDSAKDFIQHLMEKDPCKRFTCEQALQHPWIAGDTALDKNIHQSVSEQIKKNFAKSKWKQAFNATAVVRHMRKLQLGTSQEVPGQTTPTSPGSDCGRLPMSRAQRLSPD from the exons ATGCGCTGCCCGCCACCTGTCCCACCTGGGCGGCACTGGCTCCTGCCGGGCACCTCGGCTTTGGGTGGCTCCTGCAGAGCCGGGCAGGGTGGCACCGTGAGCCCTGGGTGGTGTCAAAACCAACCTGGGGCCTTGTGCGCAGCATGGCTCATCCGCGGCTGCCGGCAGCACCGCAGTGTTCCCTGCCTGATAAGGGGATGGTGCAGCCAcgctgggaggtgctgggcaCCCCATCCCAGCAGGGCCTATGTCTGGCCATCCCAGCGGGCGGCTCCTGCTGGCTTTTCTCCTATAAATAGCTGGACTTTCTGCCTGTCGCCATGGCAATCGTGGCACGGCAGCGCGGCTGCGGCCAGCAGCACCCCCTGCCCGCTCACCCCTCGCCCTCGCAGGGGGGCCTTCTCCGAGGTGGTTCTTGCGGAGGAGAAGGCGACGCGGAAGCTGGTGGCCATCAAGTGCATCACCAAGAAGGCgctggaggggaaggagacCAGCATCGAGAATGAGATCGCCGTCCTCCACAA GATCAAGCACCCCAACATCGTGGCCTTGGATGACATCTATGAGAGCGGCACCCACCTCTACCTCATCATGCAGCT GGTCTCCGGGGGGGAACTCTTTGACCGCATCGTGGAGAAGGGCTTCTACACCGAGCGGGATGCCAGCGCCCTAATTCGGCAGATCCTCGATGCTGTCAAGTACCTGCATGACATGGGCATTGTCCACCGTGACCTGAAG CCCGAGAACCTGCTTTATTACAGCCTGGATGAGGACTCTAAGATCATGATCAGCGACTTCGGGCTGTCAAAGATTGAGGGCTGCGGCAGCGTCATGTCCACAGCCTGTGGCACTCCCGGCTATGTGG cccccgaGGTGCTGGCGCAGAAGCCCTACAGCAAGGCTGTGGATTGCTGGTCCATCGGGGTCATCGCTTACATCCT GCTCTGTGGTTACCCCCCTTTCTACGACGAGAATGACGCTAAGCTCTTCGAGCAGATCCTGCGGGCTGAGTATGAGTTTGATTCACCCTACTGGGATGACATCTCAGACTCAG CCAAGGACTTCATCCAGCACCTGATGGAGAAGGACCCTTGCAAGCGCTTCACATGTGAGCAagccctgcagcatccctg GATCGCGGGGGACACGGCCCTGGACAAAAACATCCACCAGTCGGTGAGCGAGCAGATCAAGAAGAACTTTGCGAAGAGCAAGTGGAAG CAAGCCTTCAACGCCACGGCGGTGGTGAGACACATGCGGAAGCTGCAGTTGGGAACCAGCCAGGAGGTCCCAGGACAGACAactcccaccagcccag GGTCGGACTGTGGGCGCCTGCCCATGAGCAGAGCTCAGCGCCTCTCGCCAGACTGA